The Subtercola sp. PAMC28395 genome segment GAACTTCAACCGTTTCTAGAGGCGGTTTGGAAGTGAGCCAGCTGTCTCGTTACCCCTCGCCGCTGCGTTACCCCGGCGGCAAGGGCAAGATCGCCAACTTCGTCAAAGTACTGATGATTGAGAATGCTCTGGTCGGACGTGATTATGTGGAACCCTACGCAGGCGGCGCATCGGTGGCACTCTCGCTTCTGTACGAGGGGTATGCCGATCGCGCATTCATAAATGACCTTAATCCCGGTGTGCACGCATTTTGGTCCAGTGCAGTGTCGCAGACTGATCAGCTGTGTCAGCTGATCGAGTCCACTCCAATCACCATGCAAACCTGGCACGAGCAGCGCGAGATAGCCAAGGCGCCAGAGGCTGAGGGTCTGGAACTTGGATTCGCCACATTCTTTCTCAACCGCACAAACAGATCCGGGATTATTAATGGTGGTGTGATCGGAGGACTAGACCAGACCGGTCAGTGGAAAGTAGATGCTCGTTACAACGTCGACTCCCTCGTGCAACGCATACGCAAGATTGGGCGTCATCGCAGCAGTATCGTCGTCTCTAACGAGGACGCGGTGGAATTCGTAAAACAGTGGTCAGACCCGGCCGCAGACCCCGCGTTCCTATACCTTGACCCCCCTTACTTCGAGAAGGGTGAAGGGCTTTATGACAACTTCTACGATGCCGACGACCATGTCCTTATTTCTGAGTCGGTCGCGTCTTTGGCGCACCCGTGGATCGTGTCTTACGATGCGCGACCCGAAATCACTCGCTTGTATCCCGGCGCCGTCCAAATTCGCTATGGACTCACATACTCCGCCAATCTGGAGCGCACTTCCGGTTCGGAGATCATGTTCTTCCACGACGGGCTTACGATCCCTAGCATGCTCCCCAGTGGCATTTCGGCTTCGCAGGTTGCACAGGCGCAGCGTCAGGCACTTGCTCTGTGACCACGCGACCAAGTAGATACCTGTCTCGACGATAGACGTGGGAATGAGAGCGGCAAGCGAGGTTGCCGCGGCGACTCGCTATCCACTCCTTGTGGGGCGTTCTATCAAAAGCCG includes the following:
- a CDS encoding DNA adenine methylase; the encoded protein is MSQLSRYPSPLRYPGGKGKIANFVKVLMIENALVGRDYVEPYAGGASVALSLLYEGYADRAFINDLNPGVHAFWSSAVSQTDQLCQLIESTPITMQTWHEQREIAKAPEAEGLELGFATFFLNRTNRSGIINGGVIGGLDQTGQWKVDARYNVDSLVQRIRKIGRHRSSIVVSNEDAVEFVKQWSDPAADPAFLYLDPPYFEKGEGLYDNFYDADDHVLISESVASLAHPWIVSYDARPEITRLYPGAVQIRYGLTYSANLERTSGSEIMFFHDGLTIPSMLPSGISASQVAQAQRQALAL